In the Flavobacterium sp. J372 genome, one interval contains:
- a CDS encoding exonuclease domain-containing protein: MYAILDIETTGGQYNEEGITEIAIYKYDGHEVVDQFISLINPEKPIQPFVVKLTGINNAMLRSAPKFYEVAKRIVEITEGCVLVAHNAGFDYRVLRTEFERLGYTFERQSLCTVELSQKLLPEQPSHSLGKLVRALGIPMSDRHRATGDALATVQLFKLLLAKDVEKEILKQLIKTEGKKGLALKLTDMLNSVPSVTGLYYIYKEDGSLIYLGKSRNIKKRLNQHFTGASSKSKKIQRQAFSVQYEETGSELIALLKECQEIKANKPVYNRAQKKTIYPYALYCTKNADGYLCLSIQKTDARKKEITVFAGPAEARNSLLKITEKYNLCNKLNGLEASGEGLCFGYSLGNCNGACGGSEEIEEYNNRVNDFIANNSFYGNSIVIIDRGRTIDERSAVLIENGIYKGYAFFNLNYQVHKLDILKNIITPMDDSKDARKIIQAYMAKKKGLKILRF; encoded by the coding sequence TTGTACGCAATACTTGATATAGAGACTACGGGAGGGCAGTATAATGAAGAGGGGATTACCGAGATTGCAATCTATAAATATGACGGGCATGAGGTGGTTGACCAGTTCATTAGCCTGATAAATCCTGAAAAGCCCATACAGCCTTTTGTAGTGAAACTTACAGGCATTAATAATGCCATGCTGCGCAGCGCGCCTAAGTTTTACGAAGTTGCAAAGCGTATTGTCGAGATTACCGAAGGTTGCGTGCTTGTAGCTCATAACGCCGGATTTGATTACCGTGTGCTGCGTACAGAGTTTGAACGGCTTGGCTACACATTTGAACGACAATCTCTTTGCACTGTAGAACTTTCACAGAAACTTTTACCGGAACAGCCTTCGCATAGCCTTGGCAAACTCGTGCGTGCGTTAGGGATACCCATGAGCGACAGGCACCGTGCTACAGGCGATGCACTGGCAACAGTGCAGTTATTTAAATTGCTGCTTGCCAAAGATGTTGAGAAGGAAATTCTGAAACAACTTATAAAAACCGAAGGTAAAAAAGGCCTGGCCTTAAAACTTACCGATATGCTTAACAGCGTACCATCGGTTACCGGGCTTTATTATATCTATAAAGAAGATGGCAGCCTTATCTACCTGGGCAAAAGCAGGAACATCAAAAAACGGCTCAACCAGCATTTTACAGGTGCATCCTCAAAATCAAAGAAGATTCAGCGACAGGCATTTTCTGTGCAATATGAAGAAACCGGCAGCGAACTCATTGCTTTACTAAAAGAATGCCAGGAAATAAAAGCTAACAAACCTGTTTATAACCGCGCGCAAAAGAAAACAATTTATCCTTACGCTTTGTACTGCACAAAAAATGCTGACGGATATTTATGCCTGTCAATACAAAAAACTGATGCCCGAAAAAAGGAAATCACTGTATTTGCAGGCCCTGCAGAGGCGCGTAATTCACTTTTAAAAATTACTGAAAAGTATAATCTCTGCAATAAACTGAACGGGCTGGAAGCTTCAGGCGAAGGCCTTTGTTTTGGCTACAGCCTGGGAAATTGCAATGGCGCCTGCGGCGGTAGTGAAGAAATTGAGGAATACAACAACCGCGTAAATGATTTCATTGCCAATAATAGCTTTTACGGCAACAGCATTGTAATAATTGACCGGGGCAGGACAATTGATGAACGCAGTGCGGTACTAATTGAAAACGGAATTTACAAGGGTTACGCCTTTTTTAACCTTAATTACCAGGTACATAAACTTGATATCCTGAAGAACATCATCACCCCGATGGATGACAGCAAAGATGCCAGAAAGATAATACAAGCTTACATGGCTAAAAAGAAAGGCCTGAAGATACTGCGCTTCTGA
- a CDS encoding YggS family pyridoxal phosphate-dependent enzyme codes for MSIQNNLLEIKASLPSNVTLVAVSKTWPVDDLMEAYNAGQRFFGENKVQEMTQKWEQMPKDTEWHMIGHLQTNKVKYIAPYVSLIHSVDSLKLLTEINRQGQRYRKIINCLLQVHIAEEDTKFGLDENELYALLASEEFNAMENINVTGLMGMATFTEDMQQVKREFMHLKSIFEEVRQQPQTLNLKPKTLSMGMSGDYRLAIECGSTMVRIGSSIFGTR; via the coding sequence ATGTCAATACAAAATAACCTACTCGAAATAAAAGCCTCACTCCCATCAAATGTAACACTTGTGGCGGTGAGCAAAACCTGGCCTGTAGATGACCTGATGGAAGCCTACAATGCCGGCCAACGTTTTTTCGGTGAGAACAAAGTACAGGAAATGACCCAAAAATGGGAACAGATGCCAAAAGATACTGAATGGCACATGATCGGGCATTTGCAGACTAACAAAGTAAAGTACATCGCCCCTTATGTTTCTCTTATACATAGTGTTGACAGCCTGAAGCTCCTTACTGAAATAAACCGGCAGGGGCAGCGTTATCGTAAGATAATCAATTGTTTACTGCAGGTGCACATAGCGGAAGAAGACACTAAATTTGGACTTGATGAAAATGAGCTGTATGCACTGTTGGCCTCGGAAGAATTTAATGCTATGGAAAACATAAATGTTACCGGGCTTATGGGAATGGCAACATTTACTGAAGATATGCAGCAGGTTAAGCGGGAGTTTATGCACTTAAAATCTATATTTGAAGAAGTCAGGCAGCAACCTCAAACTTTAAACCTAAAACCTAAAACGTTAAGTATGGGCATGAGCGGCGATTACCGGCTGGCTATTGAATGCGGCAGTACTATGGTACGCATCGGCAGCAGTATTTTCGGGACACGTTAA
- a CDS encoding 3-hydroxyacyl-CoA dehydrogenase family protein: protein MKNIAVIGAGTMGNGIAHTFAQSGFSVRMIDISEKSLDKGMATIAGNLDRMVAKGTITEDDKAKTIGNIITYTDIADGVVNVDLVVEAATENVDLKLKIFRQLDEVCDEKTILATNTSSISITQIAAVTKRQDNVIGMHFMNPVPIMKLVEIIRGYNTTDAVTETIMKLSEQLGKVPVEVNDYPGFVANRILMPMINEAIETLYNGVAGVYEIDTVMKLGMAHPMGPLQLADFIGLDVCLSILHVMYDGFKNPKYAPCPLLVNMVQAGKLGVKSGEGFYDYTESKKAEKVAKMFVK from the coding sequence ATGAAGAACATTGCAGTAATTGGGGCAGGCACAATGGGTAACGGAATTGCCCACACCTTTGCGCAAAGCGGTTTCAGCGTAAGGATGATTGACATTTCAGAAAAATCATTGGACAAAGGAATGGCTACCATTGCCGGAAACCTTGACAGGATGGTAGCGAAGGGTACTATCACCGAAGATGACAAGGCCAAAACAATTGGCAACATCATTACTTATACAGACATTGCCGATGGCGTGGTAAATGTTGACCTGGTAGTAGAAGCCGCGACTGAAAACGTTGACCTGAAATTGAAGATATTCCGCCAACTGGATGAAGTTTGCGATGAGAAGACGATTTTGGCAACAAATACTTCATCAATTTCAATCACTCAGATTGCTGCGGTTACTAAACGCCAGGACAACGTTATCGGGATGCATTTTATGAACCCGGTGCCGATTATGAAATTGGTTGAGATCATTCGCGGGTATAATACAACTGATGCCGTTACCGAAACCATTATGAAGCTGAGCGAACAACTGGGCAAAGTACCGGTTGAGGTGAATGATTATCCCGGTTTTGTGGCCAACCGCATATTGATGCCGATGATAAACGAAGCCATTGAAACACTTTATAACGGTGTTGCCGGCGTTTATGAAATTGACACTGTAATGAAACTGGGCATGGCACACCCAATGGGTCCACTACAGCTTGCCGACTTCATCGGGCTTGATGTTTGCCTTTCGATTTTGCATGTGATGTATGACGGATTCAAAAACCCGAAATATGCTCCTTGCCCGCTTTTGGTAAATATGGTTCAGGCCGGAAAATTGGGTGTGAAATCTGGTGAAGGTTTTTATGATTATACCGAAAGTAAGAAAGCTGAGAAAGTAGCAAAGATGTTTGTTAAGTAA
- a CDS encoding carboxypeptidase-like regulatory domain-containing protein, with protein MKQLFACLFVIFSINFATAQSLLKGIIKDKSDKPVSHVTVSTEDGRHVTLTNDAGAFTLTYPSDTRQIVLEHIGYSPLFISVTQLPKDGVFYMEQEDFILDEVIVMNTPMKNHIEALMKSSIAQMKSPLLLTAYYREFINMNKKYIKFSDALIDFHLSKGKSSITSDMVVTQSRAVSFPESEEEAAVRIVPADVREAVNMACNFDVIDRIFDGNKNYKHYEFLVKSQKTKSGEVTETIFFSPKPNVEKALYEGIIVYDPAKKRILNIEATMAAPLRKFARIRNFIFARGRLESYTYQQAFKVVDGHYMLSHSALFGNMHIWTDNGSVNNVYRVKSDMIVTNFTPDPSNFTMKKSSATNRFMRQGLTTKINSGLPIILYSLRLKKRRL; from the coding sequence ATGAAACAACTCTTTGCCTGCTTATTTGTGATTTTCAGTATAAATTTTGCAACCGCGCAATCTTTACTGAAAGGCATAATTAAAGATAAGTCGGATAAGCCTGTATCGCATGTTACTGTCAGCACCGAAGACGGCAGGCACGTAACGCTCACTAATGACGCAGGTGCTTTTACGCTGACTTATCCTTCAGATACCAGGCAGATTGTATTGGAACATATAGGTTATTCACCGCTGTTCATCTCGGTAACACAATTGCCAAAAGATGGAGTTTTTTACATGGAGCAGGAAGACTTCATTCTTGATGAGGTGATTGTGATGAATACGCCAATGAAAAACCATATTGAAGCTTTGATGAAGAGCTCTATAGCACAGATGAAATCACCCCTTCTGCTGACGGCCTATTACCGGGAGTTCATAAACATGAACAAAAAGTATATAAAGTTCTCTGATGCGTTGATTGATTTTCATCTTTCAAAGGGTAAATCTTCAATTACATCAGACATGGTAGTAACACAAAGCCGTGCCGTGAGTTTCCCTGAATCTGAAGAAGAGGCTGCTGTACGCATTGTACCGGCAGATGTTCGGGAGGCGGTAAACATGGCTTGTAATTTTGATGTAATCGATCGTATTTTCGACGGTAATAAAAACTACAAGCATTATGAATTTCTTGTAAAATCGCAAAAAACAAAAAGCGGCGAAGTTACCGAAACCATTTTTTTCAGCCCCAAACCAAATGTAGAAAAGGCCCTTTATGAAGGCATAATTGTTTATGACCCTGCCAAAAAACGTATCCTGAACATTGAAGCTACCATGGCTGCTCCGTTGCGGAAATTTGCGCGGATAAGAAATTTCATTTTTGCGAGAGGTCGCCTTGAGAGCTACACTTACCAGCAGGCCTTTAAAGTGGTTGACGGGCATTATATGCTCTCACATTCTGCCTTATTCGGCAATATGCATATCTGGACCGATAATGGCAGCGTTAATAATGTTTACAGGGTAAAAAGCGATATGATTGTGACAAATTTTACACCCGATCCTTCAAATTTTACCATGAAAAAAAGTTCGGCTACAAATCGCTTTATGAGGCAGGGACTAACTACAAAGATAAATTCTGGCTTACCAATAATTCTATACAGCTTACGCCTGAAGAAGAGACGATTGTGA